One window of the Brevibacterium limosum genome contains the following:
- a CDS encoding electron transfer flavoprotein subunit beta/FixA family protein, whose amino-acid sequence MNILVCIKRVPDIAGSVVLDDTGTGIDESGLGHTMSSHEECAVELAIQTAAATAGTVTVLTVGPTEAVEQLRAAVAVGANDGILVEAADPSVFAPEDIAQVIGDVVRDRAEAGQTFDLVLTGDDAADTGDFQVGIRLAYDLGYPALTNIQTISAADGDSGTGGSGPAPGGGERSSGRIEARGIGPAGTEIFALDLPAVIAVHEGGVDPRYPSITGRMKAKKATIVEYDAPEPGTGNPRIRLELPEVKASSVTILGEGPEAAPALVDVLEEIGVMRP is encoded by the coding sequence ATGAATATCCTCGTCTGCATCAAACGCGTCCCCGATATCGCCGGTTCCGTCGTCCTCGACGACACCGGGACCGGGATCGACGAATCCGGGCTCGGCCACACCATGTCCTCACATGAGGAGTGCGCGGTCGAGCTCGCGATCCAGACCGCCGCCGCGACCGCTGGGACGGTCACGGTGCTCACGGTCGGTCCCACCGAGGCGGTCGAACAGCTGAGAGCGGCCGTGGCCGTGGGCGCGAACGACGGAATCCTCGTCGAGGCTGCCGACCCGTCCGTGTTCGCTCCCGAGGACATTGCGCAGGTCATCGGTGACGTCGTCCGCGATCGCGCCGAGGCGGGACAGACCTTCGATCTCGTCCTCACCGGTGATGATGCTGCCGACACCGGTGATTTCCAGGTCGGGATCCGGCTGGCATACGACCTCGGGTACCCCGCCCTCACGAACATTCAGACGATCAGTGCCGCCGACGGTGACAGCGGCACGGGCGGCTCGGGTCCGGCTCCGGGAGGCGGCGAGCGCAGCTCCGGACGCATCGAAGCCCGCGGGATCGGGCCGGCCGGCACCGAGATCTTCGCACTCGACCTGCCCGCAGTCATCGCCGTCCACGAGGGCGGGGTCGATCCGCGCTATCCATCCATCACGGGGCGGATGAAGGCGAAGAAGGCGACGATCGTCGAGTACGACGCTCCCGAACCAGGGACGGGCAATCCGCGAATCCGCCTCGAACTGCCCGAAGTGAAGGCCAGTTCGGTGACCATCCTCGGTGAGGGCCCGGAGGCGGCTCCCGCCCTGGTCGATGTGCTCGAAGAGATCGGAGTGATGAGGCCATGA
- a CDS encoding electron transfer flavoprotein subunit alpha/FixB family protein: MTVVYVETDPAGEVTLTSAEAITFARQLLPDGGPDTSREVAAPPSGSPEGVVIGQLSDSAVAELGRLGVSVIHHLEHPDLAEYSAAAWAQAIVDITPESGTLLASGTPRGMELMAHVAVRTGQRMAANVIGADEEGLLRQVHGGTAFERLRLDGELHVLTIAGHACNPEETTPVTPEVYDYELDVAEADLATRVQRTEAEAADDASGLTSARAVVGAGRGVGSENGFSEVLELVDHLGGALGVSRVVTGLGWRPHAEQVGQTGSRISPDVYIACGISGAIQHMAGIEGAKTLVAINSDEESTMVQRADYAIIGDLHEVVGAVNEEIVRRKQ; encoded by the coding sequence ATGACCGTCGTCTACGTCGAAACGGACCCCGCCGGCGAGGTGACTCTCACCTCCGCCGAAGCCATCACCTTCGCCCGCCAATTACTACCCGACGGCGGTCCAGATACCTCGCGCGAGGTTGCTGCGCCGCCGTCAGGTAGTCCTGAGGGGGTGGTGATCGGGCAACTCAGCGATTCTGCCGTCGCAGAGCTGGGGCGGCTCGGGGTGAGTGTCATCCACCATCTCGAGCATCCGGATCTCGCGGAGTACTCCGCTGCGGCTTGGGCGCAGGCGATCGTCGACATCACCCCGGAGTCCGGCACTCTGCTGGCCTCGGGCACTCCGCGCGGCATGGAGCTCATGGCCCACGTCGCCGTCCGCACCGGTCAGCGCATGGCCGCCAACGTCATCGGCGCCGACGAGGAGGGTCTGCTGCGACAGGTCCACGGCGGCACCGCCTTCGAACGTCTCCGCCTCGATGGTGAGCTGCACGTGCTCACGATCGCCGGCCACGCCTGCAATCCGGAGGAGACGACCCCGGTGACCCCGGAGGTCTATGACTACGAGCTCGACGTCGCCGAGGCGGACCTGGCCACCCGTGTGCAGCGCACCGAGGCAGAGGCCGCCGATGATGCGTCCGGACTGACCTCGGCCAGGGCCGTGGTCGGCGCCGGCCGCGGGGTCGGTTCGGAAAACGGCTTCTCCGAGGTCCTCGAACTCGTCGACCACCTCGGCGGAGCCCTGGGCGTCTCCCGTGTGGTCACGGGACTGGGTTGGCGCCCGCACGCCGAGCAGGTCGGCCAGACCGGCAGCCGCATCTCCCCCGACGTCTACATCGCCTGCGGCATCTCCGGAGCGATCCAGCACATGGCCGGAATCGAGGGCGCGAAGACGCTCGTGGCGATCAACTCCGACGAGGAGTCCACGATGGTCCAGCGTGCCGACTATGCGATCATCGGCGACCTCCATGAGGTGGTCGGAGCCGTCAACGAGGAGATCGTCCGCCGGAAGCAGTGA
- a CDS encoding acyl-CoA thioesterase, whose product MATFELSPEVRWSDQDLLGHVNNARMITLIEECRVRWMHEIRAGHITGGGLLVARQAIDYLLPVMYGPELTMTVTVKKLGNSSFTVNTRGDQDGRQVFDHDCVLVHIDRETAEPTPLTPELRAVFEPYLQG is encoded by the coding sequence ATGGCCACATTCGAACTCTCACCCGAGGTGCGCTGGTCGGATCAGGATCTGCTCGGCCACGTCAACAACGCACGGATGATCACCCTCATCGAGGAGTGCCGCGTCCGCTGGATGCATGAGATCCGGGCCGGACACATCACCGGCGGCGGGCTGCTCGTCGCCCGCCAGGCCATCGACTATCTTCTCCCCGTCATGTACGGCCCCGAACTGACGATGACCGTGACGGTGAAGAAGCTCGGCAACTCCTCGTTCACCGTCAACACCCGCGGTGACCAGGACGGACGTCAGGTCTTCGACCACGACTGCGTCCTCGTCCACATCGACCGCGAGACCGCCGAGCCGACCCCGCTGACACCCGAGCTGCGCGCAGTCTTCGAACCCTACCTGCAGGGCTGA
- a CDS encoding VOC family protein — MKLDAISIITSDMPAAITFYSALGLELVDGGPDAPHTEFTSGALRILLDTEAVVLGIDPEWTRPTGGNTMSLAFDCTAAETVDQAFAQLTGPGDGGSDPVAKIVHEPWDAFWGQRYAVVSDPDGNTVDLFAPLNS; from the coding sequence ATGAAACTCGACGCGATCTCCATCATCACCTCAGACATGCCCGCCGCCATCACCTTCTACTCCGCGCTCGGCCTCGAGCTCGTCGACGGCGGCCCGGATGCCCCGCACACGGAGTTCACCTCCGGCGCCCTGCGCATCCTCCTCGACACCGAGGCGGTCGTTCTCGGCATCGACCCCGAATGGACCCGACCGACGGGCGGAAACACGATGTCTCTGGCCTTCGACTGCACTGCCGCCGAGACGGTCGACCAGGCATTCGCCCAGCTCACCGGGCCCGGCGACGGGGGAAGCGATCCTGTGGCTAAAATCGTCCACGAACCCTGGGACGCGTTCTGGGGACAGCGCTACGCCGTGGTCTCCGACCCCGACGGCAACACGGTCGACCTCTTCGCCCCCCTCAACTCCTAA
- a CDS encoding helix-turn-helix domain-containing protein, translating to MYRQTRIPRLRASLWVSAPVESDSLAEAGPGASLIVPDGCMDLIVIAGQIVIAGADSMARPFHGSAVPTVGLRFDSGVLPQLLTTSADELADRVTPLDAVIGGRHSVAPDDGEEGAASVTGSVRALLDMACGLSDRALLDPRPMALAERLDVRSGSAAQTVTETADQFAYSPRQLRRLSAEWFGYGPKHLAKILRWQAARDLIEAGRSRTEAAAEVGYADAAHLRRDERSLIG from the coding sequence ATGTATCGACAGACCCGCATCCCCCGCCTGCGGGCGAGCCTGTGGGTCTCGGCTCCCGTTGAGTCAGATTCCCTCGCCGAGGCGGGGCCCGGGGCCTCGCTCATCGTCCCCGACGGGTGCATGGACCTCATCGTCATCGCCGGGCAGATCGTCATCGCCGGCGCCGATTCCATGGCCCGGCCGTTTCACGGTTCGGCCGTACCGACCGTGGGCCTGCGTTTCGACTCGGGCGTGCTGCCGCAGCTTCTGACCACCTCGGCGGATGAGCTGGCCGACCGGGTCACGCCCCTCGACGCGGTGATCGGCGGTCGTCATTCGGTGGCACCGGATGACGGTGAGGAAGGGGCTGCCTCGGTGACGGGATCTGTGCGGGCCCTGCTCGACATGGCCTGTGGCCTGTCGGACCGGGCGCTGCTGGATCCGCGGCCGATGGCGCTGGCCGAACGCTTGGATGTGCGCTCGGGGTCGGCGGCGCAGACCGTCACCGAGACGGCTGACCAGTTCGCGTACTCACCGCGGCAGCTGCGTCGGCTGAGTGCCGAATGGTTCGGCTACGGGCCCAAGCACTTGGCGAAGATCCTGCGTTGGCAGGCCGCGCGAGACCTCATCGAGGCGGGGCGGTCGCGCACCGAGGCCGCGGCCGAGGTCGGGTATGCCGATGCCGCTCACCTGCGCCGGGACGAGCGCTCACTCATCGGATGA
- a CDS encoding HAD domain-containing protein, whose protein sequence is MAAAPSAPKSARRQARHVTVFLDVDGVLNSYPVPRLRGMAEGRKKLHAWHYELHYRPSVVEFFDRIVETHEVDVVWLSTWSQRCKSELEPKFGLRNSFDVIEMPDQTHNRFAHDPQQWWKARAMEDWLATHEHGRAIWIDDDLAWPATREYFLEHYSPNRLKLIAPDFAHGLTKAHLKEIREFAYPKTGDPTTGDPTASDPKGTS, encoded by the coding sequence ATGGCTGCAGCACCCTCGGCGCCGAAGTCGGCGCGCAGGCAGGCTCGCCATGTCACGGTCTTCCTCGATGTCGATGGCGTCCTCAACTCCTACCCGGTGCCCCGGCTCCGCGGCATGGCCGAGGGGCGGAAGAAGCTGCATGCGTGGCACTACGAACTCCACTACCGGCCTTCCGTCGTCGAATTCTTCGACCGCATCGTCGAGACCCATGAGGTCGACGTCGTGTGGCTGTCGACCTGGTCTCAGCGATGCAAATCCGAGCTCGAACCGAAGTTCGGTCTGCGCAACTCCTTCGACGTCATCGAAATGCCTGACCAGACGCACAATCGCTTCGCCCACGATCCGCAGCAGTGGTGGAAGGCCCGGGCCATGGAGGACTGGCTGGCCACGCACGAACACGGGCGTGCGATCTGGATCGACGACGACCTGGCCTGGCCGGCCACCCGCGAATACTTCCTCGAACACTACTCGCCCAACCGCCTCAAACTCATCGCCCCGGACTTCGCCCACGGTCTGACGAAGGCGCATCTCAAGGAGATCCGGGAGTTCGCCTACCCGAAGACCGGCGATCCGACGACCGGCGATCCGACAGCATCCGACCCGAAGGGGACTTCATGA
- a CDS encoding glutamate racemase: MTRIGLLDSGLGLLGTADALFNLAPDADLVLAMDPDYTPYGSLSTDTLQQRALHSAGVLAEWDPDAIVVACNTASVQALEAVRARYEPAIPVIGTVPAVKMAAGTGQDFAIWATPATTGSDYQQNLIDSFAADLHVAKVACPGLAEAINVADLDKIDTAIEDAFTQMGPGMETVVLGCTHYGLVADRIMAARAGALTVFDSPMPVAKQTLRRIGLEPAGVGDAQPGTGQVLAAFASGRRVSLPESLAAYPAGKRLLTREA, translated from the coding sequence ATGACGCGCATCGGCCTGCTCGATTCCGGACTCGGACTCCTCGGCACCGCCGACGCGCTGTTCAATCTCGCCCCCGACGCGGACCTCGTCCTCGCGATGGATCCGGACTACACACCGTACGGCAGTCTGAGCACCGACACCCTCCAACAGCGGGCCCTGCATTCTGCCGGTGTGCTCGCCGAATGGGACCCCGACGCCATCGTCGTCGCCTGCAACACCGCCTCGGTGCAGGCACTCGAAGCCGTGCGCGCCCGCTACGAACCCGCCATTCCCGTCATCGGCACCGTTCCGGCGGTGAAGATGGCCGCCGGCACCGGCCAGGACTTCGCGATCTGGGCGACCCCGGCGACCACGGGCAGCGACTATCAGCAGAACCTCATCGACTCCTTCGCCGCCGACCTGCACGTGGCCAAGGTCGCCTGTCCGGGGCTGGCCGAGGCCATCAACGTGGCCGATCTGGACAAGATCGATACCGCCATCGAGGATGCCTTCACCCAGATGGGGCCCGGAATGGAGACCGTGGTGCTCGGCTGCACCCACTACGGACTCGTCGCCGACCGCATCATGGCCGCCCGTGCCGGTGCCCTCACCGTCTTCGACTCTCCCATGCCGGTAGCCAAGCAGACGCTGCGCCGCATCGGCCTCGAACCCGCCGGAGTCGGCGATGCCCAACCGGGCACCGGACAGGTGCTGGCGGCCTTCGCCTCCGGCAGACGCGTCAGCCTGCCGGAATCACTGGCCGCCTACCCGGCGGGCAAGCGACTGCTGACGCGGGAAGCCTGA
- a CDS encoding slipin family protein has translation MLALSILAALVALGAITLGNSLKIVKQYERGVVFRLGRVNAEPKAPGMTAIVPFVDKLEKVNLQIVTMPIPAQEGITRDNVTVRVDAVIYFKVVDPRKAVVDVEDYQLAVGQVAQTSLRSIIGQSELDDLLTNRERLNQGLAIMIDSPAVDWGIHIDRVEIKDVALPETMKRSMSRQAEAERERRSRVIIADGELQASNKLAQASEAMAHTPSALQLRLLQTIVEVAAERNSTLVLPFPVELLRFLENNTPAAPPTAEAKAEPTTDTPTEAADRSAAGATSSAPADLDAIVQAMSESLKLTGLMPEQERVTSDMPEEERTTSDSAAQSDSAEQEEHLGHA, from the coding sequence ATGTTGGCACTCAGTATCCTCGCCGCACTCGTCGCGCTCGGAGCCATCACGCTGGGAAACAGCCTGAAGATCGTCAAACAGTATGAGCGCGGGGTGGTCTTCCGCCTCGGCAGAGTCAACGCCGAGCCCAAGGCCCCGGGGATGACAGCGATCGTCCCCTTCGTCGACAAGCTCGAGAAGGTCAACCTCCAGATCGTGACGATGCCGATTCCCGCTCAGGAGGGCATCACCCGCGACAACGTCACCGTCCGCGTCGACGCGGTCATCTATTTCAAGGTCGTCGACCCGCGCAAGGCCGTCGTCGATGTCGAGGACTACCAGCTCGCCGTCGGCCAGGTCGCCCAGACCTCCCTGCGGTCGATCATCGGCCAGAGCGAACTCGACGATCTGCTCACCAACCGCGAACGCCTCAATCAGGGGCTGGCGATCATGATCGACAGCCCCGCCGTCGACTGGGGCATCCACATCGACCGCGTCGAGATCAAGGACGTGGCCCTGCCGGAGACGATGAAGCGGTCCATGTCGCGCCAGGCCGAAGCCGAACGCGAACGCCGCTCCCGCGTCATCATCGCCGATGGTGAGCTGCAGGCGTCGAACAAGCTCGCCCAAGCCTCCGAGGCCATGGCCCACACCCCGTCCGCCCTGCAGCTGCGCCTGCTGCAGACCATCGTCGAAGTCGCCGCCGAGAGGAACTCGACCCTCGTCCTGCCCTTCCCCGTCGAGCTGCTGCGCTTCCTCGAGAACAACACCCCCGCCGCTCCTCCCACCGCCGAGGCGAAGGCCGAGCCCACGACGGACACCCCCACCGAGGCGGCCGACCGGTCCGCCGCGGGCGCGACATCGAGCGCCCCGGCCGACCTCGATGCCATCGTCCAGGCGATGTCCGAATCGCTCAAGCTCACCGGGCTGATGCCCGAGCAGGAGCGTGTCACCTCGGACATGCCGGAGGAGGAGCGGACCACGTCGGATTCGGCCGCACAATCCGACTCAGCCGAACAGGAGGAGCACCTCGGGCACGCCTGA
- a CDS encoding HdeD family acid-resistance protein encodes MDLKRTGRTVIVNGVIALVMGALMMVWPGTSAEVVVRIFACWLAVIAISSLVFAPRGGRTGSLVTRAVLLILLGVLIFLTPMLFASMVTVLTGFAIIFFSFLALTVSLFIRRMGVRSWWVLTVIGVLGIILGAFFLFAPGAGVTALIFTLAGFIILVGIALIALGRRLRRVDRQMKSDPHRNRPDDGGGDVIRGEIID; translated from the coding sequence ATGGACCTCAAGCGCACTGGAAGAACAGTCATCGTCAACGGCGTCATCGCCCTCGTGATGGGTGCGCTGATGATGGTCTGGCCCGGCACCTCCGCCGAGGTGGTTGTGCGGATCTTCGCCTGCTGGCTCGCCGTCATCGCCATCTCCTCCCTCGTGTTCGCGCCGCGGGGAGGCCGCACCGGCAGTTTGGTCACACGCGCGGTGCTGCTCATCCTCCTCGGTGTGCTCATCTTCCTCACCCCGATGCTGTTCGCATCCATGGTCACGGTCCTCACCGGTTTCGCGATCATCTTCTTCAGCTTCCTCGCACTCACCGTGTCCCTCTTCATCCGCCGGATGGGTGTCAGGTCCTGGTGGGTGCTCACCGTCATCGGTGTCCTCGGCATCATCCTCGGCGCTTTCTTCCTCTTCGCCCCGGGCGCCGGGGTGACCGCGCTGATCTTCACTCTCGCCGGATTCATCATCCTCGTCGGAATCGCCCTCATCGCGCTCGGCCGTCGCCTGCGCAGAGTCGATCGGCAGATGAAGTCCGATCCGCACCGGAACCGTCCCGACGACGGTGGCGGCGACGTCATCCGCGGCGAGATCATCGACTGA
- a CDS encoding inorganic phosphate transporter, giving the protein MTQVLAPERHTPPPAVGRSNDRLWHLAFGGLLAITLIAFTLWSFDFVGRDAPRMVLITTVIFGAFMAFNIGGNDVANAFGTSVGAGTLTMKQALLIAAIFEVSGALLAGGDVTDTVKSGIVDLSGADINPMDFAFIMMAALLGAAVWLLLATRMGWPVSTTHAIIGGIIGASLTIGFVTGTGGFAMVQWSEVGQIAISWVLSPALGGLAAFIIYGLIKKYVLGKTLSHTLKPHMLAPVSAAEGSVDAQIDTAAEEAPTGDGSIGTHSALQRWVPLIASAGAVIITAMLLFKGLKNLDMSVTTVGGLLIMAMIGAAVWLAVFVFAKTLRKQTVPRATYILFSWMQVFTASAFAFSHGSNDIANAVGPFAAVLDVLRTDSISSETTVPFAAMLTCGIALIVGLWFIGRKVIATVGTNLTEIHPASGFAAELAAAGIVMAASVSGLPVSSTHILIGAIIGVGLVNRSANWKLMKPIALAWIITLPAAAAIGSIGVITLRTIMG; this is encoded by the coding sequence ATGACCCAGGTTCTGGCACCGGAGCGCCACACTCCGCCGCCTGCCGTCGGCCGCAGCAACGACCGTCTCTGGCATCTGGCCTTCGGCGGCCTGCTGGCGATCACCCTCATCGCCTTCACCCTGTGGTCCTTCGACTTCGTGGGCCGGGACGCACCCCGCATGGTGCTCATCACCACGGTCATCTTCGGCGCCTTCATGGCCTTCAACATCGGCGGCAACGACGTCGCCAACGCCTTCGGCACCTCAGTCGGCGCCGGCACTCTGACGATGAAGCAGGCACTGCTCATCGCCGCGATCTTCGAAGTCAGCGGCGCGCTCCTCGCCGGCGGAGACGTCACCGACACGGTCAAGAGCGGAATCGTCGACCTCAGCGGGGCCGACATCAACCCGATGGACTTCGCGTTCATCATGATGGCGGCCCTCCTCGGCGCCGCGGTGTGGCTGCTCCTGGCGACTCGGATGGGTTGGCCGGTGTCGACGACGCACGCCATCATCGGCGGCATCATCGGCGCCTCCCTGACGATCGGCTTCGTCACCGGCACCGGCGGATTCGCCATGGTGCAGTGGTCGGAGGTCGGTCAGATCGCGATCTCCTGGGTCCTCTCCCCAGCTCTCGGCGGACTCGCCGCGTTCATCATCTACGGGCTGATCAAGAAGTACGTGCTCGGCAAGACGCTGTCGCACACGCTGAAGCCCCACATGCTCGCCCCGGTCTCCGCGGCCGAGGGATCCGTCGACGCACAGATCGACACCGCCGCCGAGGAGGCCCCCACCGGCGACGGATCGATCGGCACGCACTCGGCACTGCAGCGGTGGGTCCCCCTCATCGCCTCCGCGGGCGCGGTCATCATCACCGCAATGCTGCTGTTCAAGGGTCTGAAGAACCTCGACATGAGCGTGACCACCGTCGGCGGCCTGCTCATCATGGCGATGATCGGCGCGGCCGTGTGGCTGGCCGTGTTCGTCTTCGCCAAGACGCTGCGCAAGCAGACGGTTCCGCGTGCCACGTACATTCTGTTCTCCTGGATGCAGGTGTTCACCGCCTCAGCCTTCGCGTTCAGCCACGGTTCGAATGACATCGCCAACGCTGTCGGCCCCTTCGCCGCCGTCCTCGATGTGCTCCGCACCGACAGCATCAGCTCCGAGACGACCGTGCCGTTTGCGGCCATGCTCACCTGCGGTATCGCCCTCATCGTCGGTCTCTGGTTCATCGGCCGCAAGGTCATCGCGACCGTCGGAACGAACCTCACCGAGATCCACCCGGCCTCCGGATTCGCAGCGGAGCTCGCTGCCGCGGGAATCGTCATGGCCGCCTCGGTGAGTGGTCTTCCGGTGTCGTCGACGCACATCCTCATCGGCGCGATCATCGGTGTCGGCCTGGTCAACCGCTCGGCGAACTGGAAGCTCATGAAGCCGATCGCGCTGGCTTGGATCATCACCCTTCCGGCCGCCGCGGCCATCGGTTCGATCGGCGTCATCACCCTGCGCACCATTATGGGATGA
- a CDS encoding metal-dependent transcriptional regulator, giving the protein MRAGEVSEVSQDYLKAIWSAQEWGGDPMTATELANRFGTTKANVSEVLKRLDELDLITRVPYRPPVLTEQGKGIALSMVRRHRLIETFLVESLGYGWDEVHDEAEILEHAASDRLIDRIDAFLGHPTSDPHGDPIPGADGAVDSHTPTLLAEAAAGPYAVLRVSDADPVVLGKLAEAGVLPDVALEVLDRTDDEVTVDIGGTRQTIAAALAAAVYLRAAAATG; this is encoded by the coding sequence ATGCGTGCAGGTGAAGTCTCCGAGGTCAGCCAGGACTACCTCAAGGCCATCTGGTCGGCCCAGGAATGGGGCGGGGACCCGATGACGGCCACCGAGCTTGCGAACCGGTTCGGGACGACGAAGGCCAACGTCTCCGAGGTGCTCAAACGTCTCGACGAGCTCGACCTCATCACCCGGGTGCCCTACCGCCCGCCGGTGCTCACCGAGCAGGGCAAGGGGATCGCCCTGTCGATGGTGCGCAGGCACCGGCTCATCGAGACCTTCCTCGTCGAGTCGCTCGGCTACGGCTGGGACGAGGTCCACGATGAGGCCGAGATCCTCGAACACGCTGCCTCCGATAGGCTCATCGACCGCATCGACGCGTTCCTCGGCCACCCGACGTCCGACCCGCACGGCGATCCCATTCCGGGTGCCGACGGTGCCGTCGATTCCCATACCCCGACCCTCCTCGCCGAGGCTGCTGCCGGGCCCTATGCGGTGCTGAGGGTCTCCGACGCCGATCCTGTTGTTCTCGGGAAGCTCGCCGAGGCGGGGGTGCTCCCCGATGTCGCGCTCGAGGTCCTCGACCGCACCGATGACGAGGTCACCGTGGACATCGGAGGCACCCGGCAGACGATCGCTGCCGCGCTCGCCGCGGCCGTGTACCTGCGCGCGGCCGCGGCGACAGGCTGA